A part of Capsicum annuum cultivar UCD-10X-F1 chromosome 6, UCD10Xv1.1, whole genome shotgun sequence genomic DNA contains:
- the LOC107879784 gene encoding proteinase inhibitor PSI-1.2-like, translating to MAFCKVGILSLLLLSGIFLLGIEVEYGNAQKMCLQVCDPEVAYMTCPSSGDEKMSDVCVNCCTAAVGCKLFRSDGSFICTGTPE from the exons ATGGCCTTTTGCAAAGTTGGTATCCTTTCCCTCCTCCTATTGTCCG GTATATTTCTGCTAGGAATTGAGGTGGAATATGGAAATGCACAAAAAATGTGTCTCCAAGTTTGTGACCCTGAAGTGGCTTACATGACTTGTCCCTCTTCTGGAGATGAGAAAATGAGTGATGTATGCGTCAATTGTTGCACAGCAGCTGTAGGCTGTAAGCTTTTCCGCTCTGATGGATCGTTCATTTGCACCGGAACTCCTGAATAA